The following proteins come from a genomic window of Trifolium pratense cultivar HEN17-A07 linkage group LG4, ARS_RC_1.1, whole genome shotgun sequence:
- the LOC123920540 gene encoding putative cell wall protein, with product MAYKASFFLALILINNMLLNTTCQAHNIILKNSNTDDKKEPQWFFHFDGIPGFGRMLPPWFGYTPQTPPNGAGAESGPGLAPAGGSYVPGGDDTFVPNPGVEVPNPGSGGAVPLPATVHP from the coding sequence ATGGCTTACAAAGCTTCCTTTTTCCTTGCACTAATTCTCATCAACAATATGCTGCTTAACACTACTTGCCAAGCACACAATATTATTCTGAAAAACTCAAACACCGATGATAAGAAAGAGCCTCAGTGGTTTTTCCATTTTGATGGGATTCCAGGCTTCGGGCGAATGTTGCCACCTTGGTTTGGTTATACACCTCAAACTCCACCAAATGGCGCCGGCGCAGAATCAGGACCAGGATTAGCACCAGCTGGTGGAAGCTATGTTCCAGGTGGTGACGACACCTTTGTGCCAAATCCTGGTGTCGAGGTTCCAAATCCTGGCAGTGGTGGCGCAGTTCCACTTCCAGCAACAGTTCATCCTTGA